Sequence from the Nocardiopsis sp. YSL2 genome:
ATCCTGCACCGCGACCACCCCCGCCTGCGGATGTACGTGGTGGACCGTACGGGTCGCTGTCTGGCCAGCGCCGGTGTCCGACCGGACCGGGAGGACACGGCGGCGGTCGCCCGCGCCCTGTCCAGGCGGCCGCCGCCGTTGGAGGTCGAGCCGGCTTCGGGCGGGACCGCGACGCTCTTCCTCATCGACACCCTCGGTGCGCGCGGCGGCACGGGGGCGGCCCTGGTGTGCCTGGAGGCGATGCACGAGCTGTCGGGGCCGCAACTGGAGTCGTTGGAGCAGGTGGCGCGGTTCCTGAGTCTGGAGGTCGCGCGCGAGGAGCTGACCAGGACGGTCGAGATGCGGTTCGCCGGGGAACTCCTCGACATGATCTCTTCCGGAGCGCGCGAGGAGCAGGAGGTCGTGGACCGGCTGCGCGCCTTCGGAGTGGACGGGACCGGGCCGCTGGCGGTGTGCGCCCTCGGAGTGCGGATGGGCGAGCGTGGTGCGGCGCTGAGCGAGCACGTCAGCCGCTTCTTCGTGGACGAGTTCGTCCCGGTGGCGATCGCCGAGGGCGCGCGCGACACCGTGGCCATCTTCCCGTGGGTGTGGTCCGAGGGCGAACTGACCGACTTCGCCGCGCGGCTGTCCCGGACGGTCACGGGCCGGCCGGACACCGGGGGTGCGGTGGTCGTCGGTCTGGGTTCGGTGACCGAGGGCGTCGAGGCGCTCCGCACGGGCCTGTGGGAGGCGCGGGAGTGCTGCCGGATCCTGAGCGCGCGTCCCGCGGGGCCCCTGGTGGGCAGGTTCGGTGACCTGGGCATGTACCGCCTGCTCCTGGGCCACCACGGCCCGGAGGAACTGCGCACCCTTTCGGAGGGGGTGCTCGGCCCGGTACGCGCCTACGACCAGGCCAGGGGCGGTCGGCTGGTGGCGACGCTGCGGGCCTTCCTGGACGCCGACGGCAACTGGAACGCGACGGCCGCCGCACTCCACGTGCACGTCAACACGTTGCGCAACCGCATGGCCAAGGTGACGGAGCTGACTGGGCTGGACGTGGCACGCACCCCGGAGCGCGTGGATCTGTTCCTGGCACTGGAGGCGCAGGAGTCGGCCGACCTCCGCTGACCGGAGCCGCTTCGGGGCGCGTCCCGTCTCACCAGTCCGGGTAGACGGCGGGGTCCGCCGGACGCCGCTGGACGGGGCGGGTCGCCAGGGTGGCGTCCGCGCCGGCCGCCAGGGCGACGTCCACGCAACGTGCGAAGCGCACGTCACCCCGGTCCTGGGCGTGTTCGATCAGCGCACGCAGGGCCAGTGCCCGGCTGGGGCGTCCGGTGAGGAAGGGATGGCTGGTGAGGTTGAACAGACAGCCGTAGTGGCGCATCGCGTCCAACTCCGCTTTCCACAGTTCCAGTGCCTTGCGCGGCGACTCGATGACCGAGCCGATCGCCGGTTCGGGCAGGAACGCGTACTGCTGCCAGTCGTCCAGTGACCAGTGCACCGGAAGCTCGACGATCCGTCCGGCACCGGTGTCGAGCGCGTAGGGCCTGTCGTCACCCATCAGGGAGGAGTCGTAGACCAGCCCGTGTTCGGCGACCAGCGTCGCGGTGTTCCAGGTCGCGGCCCACATGGCGGCGCGGTGCCCGTGGATCTCGATGTCCTGGTCGGCGAAGACCCGCAGGGCGCGCTCGAAGTCCTCGCGTTCCTCTGCGGGGGCCATGTGCGTGGGGGCCCGGTGGCTGTAGGAGTGGTGGGCGACCTCGTGGCCGCGGTCCTGGATCCGCTCGGCGAGCCCGGGACGCTGCTCGGCGACCCACCCGGGGACGAAGAAGGTCGCGGGGACCTGGAGGTCGTCCAGGAGGTCCAGCAGGCGCGGGACACCCACGTCGGGGCCGTAGGCCTGGTGGCTCATGGTCATGGCGTGCTCGGCGTAGCGGTGTCCCTCGGCCAGCACGGGTGTCTCGGCGTCGACGTCGAAGGTCAGCAGGGCCACGGCGGCGGCGCCTTCGTTCCAGGTCGTACTCACAGCTGTTCCTTACCGGACGTGGCGTCCGCGGACGCGAACGCCGAACGGAGGCGGCCGGGGTCGTCGAGGACCTCGATCGCCAGCGGGGTGGGGCCCTCCCCGTTGATTCCCACCAGGTCCTGCGGACAGGCGGACACGATCACGACGCAGTCGAGCTCCGCCCGGAACGTGATCGCGTCACCCGGCCGACTCCTGGCGGAGTGCCAGGCGATGTCGGTTCCGTCGATGACGGGGATGTTCATGAACACGTTGATCGGCTGCGGGGCGTCGGTGACGGATATGCCGTGTGCGGCGGCGGCCTCGGCGAGGTTGGCCGCGCACGAGCGGTGTCCCGGGTCGGCGCCCAGGTCGGCGTACCGCTGGGGGTCGCAGGCGGGGACGAGCATGTCGTGGGCGCCCGGTGAGGTGTCCTCGACCAGGGTGAGCAACGGGCGGCGACGGTTGGTCACGAAGGTCTCGCCCTTGCGCGGGAAGAGTCGGCTGAGGTGGGCGCGCGTGTGTCCGGCGCTGTGGTACTCGGCCGGGTCGTCGGCGACGAAGGCGAAGACGTCGCCGACCTGGCCGCCGTCGGTGTCGACGACCCGAACCGACCGCCCCGCCTCGACCCGGACGGATCGGGCGTGGCGCGCCGGGACGACTGTGCGTACTGAAGATGTGCTCATGGGGAGAGTCCAGCATCGGGGCCTCGGGAGTTCCATGGATGTTGTCACATGAGAACGTCGCTCACATGGAGATTTCTCCATGTCCCGAGGTGGGGGGCGGCCACGACGATGGGGGAGTGCCAGGCCGAGCGAGCAGGAGGAGAAACGCGATGGGACAGCGGGACCGGCCGCGACGCGGTCCGTTCACGGGGCGGGGCGTCCACGAACTGGGCGAGGACCTGCGGTCCGGGCGGGTGAGCGCGGTGGAACTGGCCCGGTCGGCCCTCGACACGGCGCTGGAGTCCGGGACCGCTTTGGGCGCGTTCGCACTGGTGGACCGCGCGGGGGCCGACACGGCCGCCAGGCGGGCCGACAGTGAGATCGCGCGCGGCCTGGACCGCGGTCCGCTGCACGGGATTCCGGTGGCGGTGAAGGACAACATCGATGTGGCCGGGCTGCCGACCAGGGCCGGATCGGCGCACCTGAGCGGGGACAGTGCGGAGCGGGACGCCGCATGCGTGCGTCGACTGCGTGCCGCGGGGGCGGTGGTGGTCGCGAAGACCACCACACACGAGTTCGCCTACGGCCCGACCGGCGACCGATCGGTCTCCGGCCCCGTGCGCAATCCCCACGCACTCGACCGGATGTCGGGCGGCTCCAGCGGCGGCAGCGCCGCGGCCGTGGCCGCGGGCATCGTGCCGGTGGCACTGGGCACCGACACCGGCGGGTCGGTGCGGATCCCGGCGGCCCTGTGCGGGGTGAGCGGGTTCAAACCGGCGCACGGAGCCGTCCCGGCGGCCGGCGTGTTCCCGCTGGCCGAGTCACTGGAGGACGTGGGCGTTCTGGCCGCTTCGGCCGAGGACTGCCGCGTGGCGGCCGGTGTCCTGACCGGCGCCCCGGACGTCGGCGGCCCGCGGACGCCGCGCCGTACCCGTGTGCTGTGGTTGCGGCCCCCACCGGGCGTCCCCGCCGAGCCGGAGGTGGTGCGCGCGGCGCGGGCGGCCCTCGGACCCGTGGACGAGGTGGTGGAGGCGGACTGGCCCGAAGCAGCGATGCTGTGGGACACCTTCACGGCGATACAGGGCGCGCAGGCCTATGACGTGCACGCCGAACGGGTGGAACGGGACGCGCACCTCTTCGACCCGGAGGTGCTGGAGCGGCTGGAGTCGGCCGCGGGCGTGCCGGGTTGGCGGTACGTCCGGGCACTGCGCGAGCGCGATCGGGCCCGGAGGGAGATGGCGGAGCTCCTGCGCGGATACGATGCCCTCGCCCTTCCCACGGTGCCCCTGACAGCGCCCCGTATCGGCCGGCGGCGGGTCTCGGTGGGCGGTGCGGAGACCGAGGTCCGCTCGGCGCTGCTGAGCCTGACCTCACCGTGGAACGTGGTCGGGTCCCCCGTGCTCAGCGTTCCCGCCGGCACCGTGTCAGGACTGCCGGTCGGCCTGCAACTGGTCGGGGCAAAAGGCGGCGAGGACGCGCTGTTCGAGCTGGCCGGTCAGGTGGAGCGCGGGTGGCGCGCCCCGCACGGTCCCGCCCGGCCACCTAGTTGAACGAGACACCGTTGTTGAGGAAGGGACCCGCGGGAAGGTTGGGAAGAGTGGGAGCCGCCACGATCCGGTTCTCCCTGCGCAGGAAGCGTGCGGCCACCGCCAGCCGCGTCGCGGCGTCCTCCGCTTCCAGCAGCCGCTGCTTCTCCGCCTGGTCCAGCACCGCCGAGGCGGCCACCGAGTAGGACAGGGCGATCGGGTCCTTGGGCAGGTCGGGCGAGGTCTCGGGCGCCATGCCGATCGCGGCCAGTCGCTCGCAGTAGACCTCGTACAGGTCCCGGACCCGCTCGGCGTGTTCCTCCACGTCCGGCCCCAGGGGCTCGGGCAGGAACGACACCGAGGCCCGCGCGTACTCGTCGGGGGAGGAGGGGTCGACCTCGGACAGGTCGGTGACCGAGAACCGGGCTCCGCCCTCCACCACCAGGTCGTAGCGCCCGTCGTCGTAGGGGCGCACGTCGCGGATCACGGCCGTGCACCCGGTCGCGCTGACCCGGGGCAGCGCCGCGTGCGAGCCGCCGGTCGTGGGCACGCCCGTCTCCGCGCCGCCCGCTCCCTGCCCGGACTCACTGGCCACCTCGTGACCCAGTTCGATCCACACCACCCCGAAGCGCCGCGGCCCGCGGGCGCTCTCCTGGGCGGCGGAGGACTCGGACCCGGTGTCGAGCAGTTCGGACACCAGGCGCCGGTAGCGCCGCTCGAAGATGTGCAGGGGGACGCTCATACCGGGGAACAACACGGTGTTCAGTGGAAAGATCGGCAGTGCCACGGGCATACCCCCAGTATGCCGGTCACGGCGTGCCGCGGGCGTCGCCGTTCCGGCACGGAGCGCCCCGGCGCGCTCCGCGCCGGAA
This genomic interval carries:
- a CDS encoding urea carboxylase-associated family protein, with protein sequence MSTSSVRTVVPARHARSVRVEAGRSVRVVDTDGGQVGDVFAFVADDPAEYHSAGHTRAHLSRLFPRKGETFVTNRRRPLLTLVEDTSPGAHDMLVPACDPQRYADLGADPGHRSCAANLAEAAAAHGISVTDAPQPINVFMNIPVIDGTDIAWHSARSRPGDAITFRAELDCVVIVSACPQDLVGINGEGPTPLAIEVLDDPGRLRSAFASADATSGKEQL
- a CDS encoding polysaccharide deacetylase, producing MSTTWNEGAAAVALLTFDVDAETPVLAEGHRYAEHAMTMSHQAYGPDVGVPRLLDLLDDLQVPATFFVPGWVAEQRPGLAERIQDRGHEVAHHSYSHRAPTHMAPAEEREDFERALRVFADQDIEIHGHRAAMWAATWNTATLVAEHGLVYDSSLMGDDRPYALDTGAGRIVELPVHWSLDDWQQYAFLPEPAIGSVIESPRKALELWKAELDAMRHYGCLFNLTSHPFLTGRPSRALALRALIEHAQDRGDVRFARCVDVALAAGADATLATRPVQRRPADPAVYPDW
- a CDS encoding amidase, with amino-acid sequence MGQRDRPRRGPFTGRGVHELGEDLRSGRVSAVELARSALDTALESGTALGAFALVDRAGADTAARRADSEIARGLDRGPLHGIPVAVKDNIDVAGLPTRAGSAHLSGDSAERDAACVRRLRAAGAVVVAKTTTHEFAYGPTGDRSVSGPVRNPHALDRMSGGSSGGSAAAVAAGIVPVALGTDTGGSVRIPAALCGVSGFKPAHGAVPAAGVFPLAESLEDVGVLAASAEDCRVAAGVLTGAPDVGGPRTPRRTRVLWLRPPPGVPAEPEVVRAARAALGPVDEVVEADWPEAAMLWDTFTAIQGAQAYDVHAERVERDAHLFDPEVLERLESAAGVPGWRYVRALRERDRARREMAELLRGYDALALPTVPLTAPRIGRRRVSVGGAETEVRSALLSLTSPWNVVGSPVLSVPAGTVSGLPVGLQLVGAKGGEDALFELAGQVERGWRAPHGPARPPS
- a CDS encoding helix-turn-helix domain-containing protein, with the protein product MLTLRSLAADPALQLRVLVEGDREWDLPVRWVHNTELADPSPYLRAHELVMTNGLWFSGPASAEAFVSSVSRSGGAGIVFGLRRETPQTPRELVRSCRDAGVPLLELGVSIPFTEVSQAAAGRYAEQRQNDLIDLVRRNNALVEAASHGGGMSRALEILHRDHPRLRMYVVDRTGRCLASAGVRPDREDTAAVARALSRRPPPLEVEPASGGTATLFLIDTLGARGGTGAALVCLEAMHELSGPQLESLEQVARFLSLEVAREELTRTVEMRFAGELLDMISSGAREEQEVVDRLRAFGVDGTGPLAVCALGVRMGERGAALSEHVSRFFVDEFVPVAIAEGARDTVAIFPWVWSEGELTDFAARLSRTVTGRPDTGGAVVVGLGSVTEGVEALRTGLWEARECCRILSARPAGPLVGRFGDLGMYRLLLGHHGPEELRTLSEGVLGPVRAYDQARGGRLVATLRAFLDADGNWNATAAALHVHVNTLRNRMAKVTELTGLDVARTPERVDLFLALEAQESADLR
- a CDS encoding LON peptidase substrate-binding domain-containing protein; amino-acid sequence: MPVALPIFPLNTVLFPGMSVPLHIFERRYRRLVSELLDTGSESSAAQESARGPRRFGVVWIELGHEVASESGQGAGGAETGVPTTGGSHAALPRVSATGCTAVIRDVRPYDDGRYDLVVEGGARFSVTDLSEVDPSSPDEYARASVSFLPEPLGPDVEEHAERVRDLYEVYCERLAAIGMAPETSPDLPKDPIALSYSVAASAVLDQAEKQRLLEAEDAATRLAVAARFLRRENRIVAAPTLPNLPAGPFLNNGVSFN